A genomic window from Nicotiana sylvestris chromosome 11, ASM39365v2, whole genome shotgun sequence includes:
- the LOC138880681 gene encoding uncharacterized protein: protein MATLQDEILAFKQEPTELLHEIWELYRTMVKECPNNDMTEGMIQQTFYRGINTTNQCIVNKLTGGNFTNLSYDEACNVLDEMDDTSSASQSRANVPQGDPMAQLQQVQNPRQENAMEGVSMLVNKIRQRRQQNQGNSEQYDDTCDGFQNDDVELQDDEAPLVVEENVNNEVRIDINESEVETQDAVNPSREHVIDMPELSLSINVPLVEELEQMPGYAKFMKDSVIKKRSMDCETIKMTHQVSVIVHSMALNLEDPSAFTIPCTIGSAYFAKTLCNLGASINLMPYSVFKTLGIGQPRPTSMRLQMEDRSMKRPLGIIDNVLIRVDKFILQADFVILDCELDYEVPIILGRPFLAMGKALVDVEAGELTFRVGDEKVIFHVCKSMKQPNSTEVCSFVDFVTAMIVDDTSAMINGEDPLEAVL from the exons ATGGCGACACTTCAAGATGagatattagccttcaagcaagagccaacagagcttttgcatgagatttgggagttgTATAGgacgatggtgaaggaatgcccaaataatgacatgaccgaaggcatgatccaacaaaccttctatcgGGGCATAAacactacaaatcaatgcattgtgaacaaATTGACCGGGGGAAATTTTACGAATTTATCATATGATGAGGCATGTaatgtacttgatgagatggacgacacttcttcagcatcgcaaagtagagcaaatgtgcctcaaggtgaccctatg gcgcagttgcaacaagttcagaatcctcgccaagagaatgccatggagggtgtaaGTATGCTTGTCAATAAGAtaaggcaaagaaggcaacaaaaccaagggaattctgagcaatatgatgatacatgtgatggttttcaaaatgatg atgttgagttgcaagatgatgaagcacctttggtagttgaagaaaatgtgaacaatgaagtgaggattgacaTTAATGAGTCTGAGGTGGAAactcaagatgccgtgaacccgtctagggaacacgtgattgacatgcccgagctg agcttatctattaatgtgcctttggtggaggaacttgaacaaatgccgggctatgcaaaattcatgaaagactcgGTCataaagaagcgttctatggattgtgaaactataaagatgactcaccaagttagtgttatagtgcattcaatggccctgaaccttgaagatcccagtgctttcaccattccttgcaccattgggagtgcgtaTTTTGCCAAGACTCTATGTaatttgggagctagtatcaatttgatgccttactcagttttcaaaactttgggtattgggcaacctagaccgacttccatgaggttacaaatggaggatcgatcgatgaaacgacctttgggcattattgataaCGTGCttatccgggtggacaaattcatattgcaggccgactttgtcattttggattgtgaaTTGGACTATGAAGTCCCAATCATTCTTGGGAGACCGTTCCTTGCaatggggaaggcattggttgatgttgaagcgggtgagctcactttccgagtgggtgaTGAGAAGGTCAtcttccatgtttgcaaatctatgaagcaacccaatagcactgaggtgtgttcatttgtagACTTTGTCACAGCTATGATTGTGGATGACACCAGTGCCATGATCAACGGGGAGGATccccttgaggccgtgctataa